A genome region from Pangasianodon hypophthalmus isolate fPanHyp1 chromosome 11, fPanHyp1.pri, whole genome shotgun sequence includes the following:
- the LOC113536680 gene encoding myeloid-associated differentiation marker-like protein 2, whose translation MNPQGGHYLNKTAVLSPLGAVRLTELALGCTVISLVVHVAGYTAVYGIFCMVSWSTCFALSAAIFALDVTRLHSCLPVSWENLTVTLAALSALLYLTASIVYPVYFVRNECPYNDCEVRNFRIAVTVCSWAVFVAYIAEVSLSRAKPARAVSYMSTPSGLLKVVQAYVGCAIFITLANGSEFWRHPATVYCVAVFVFCFALTALVVALSVLGRTTFLSLPLDRFVVLYTFAAVLLYVSAAVTWPVFCFDRKYGTPLRPQGCPGGKCAWDSQLVVTVFCFLNLAFYIADLCCSQRARFVTRQPRV comes from the coding sequence ATGAACCCCCAGGGTGGCCATTATTTAAACAAGACAGCTGTGCTGTCCCCTCTGGGTGCTGTCCGTTTAACTGAACTTGCTCTCGGCTGTACCGTGATCTCTTTAGTGGTTCACGTTGCGGGATACACTGCTGTCTATGGGATCTTCTGCATGGTATCGTGGAGCACTTGCTTTGCCCTCTCGGCAGCCATCTTCGCTCTGGACGTGACGCGTCTTCACTCATGTCTTCCTGTGTCCTGGGAGAACCTGACTGTGACCCTGGCAGCACTGTCTGCTCTGCTCTATCTCACAGCTTCCATTGTGTACCCAGTTTACTTTGTGCGCAATGAGTGCCCATATAATGATTGCGAGGTTAGAAATTTCCGGATAGCCGTAACTGTCTGTTCCTGGGCAGTGTTTGTGGCGTATATTGCTGAAGTTTCCCTGTCCCGGGCCAAACCAGCCCGAGCGGTCAGCTACATGTCCACTCCATCTGGCCTCCTGAAGGTGGTGCAGGCTTACGTCGGCTGTGCCATTTTCATCACTCTTGCTAATGGGAGTGAGTTCTGGCGTCACCCGGCAACCGTGTACTGTGTGGCAGTGTTCGTGTTTTGTTTTGCCCTGACAGCACTTGTGGTAGCACTGAGTGTGCTCGGACGCACAACCTTCCTGAGTCTGCCTCTCGACCGTTTTGTAGTGCTCTACACGTTTGCAGCAGTGCTGCTGTACGTGAGCGCTGCTGTGACCTGGCCCGTGTTCTGCTTCGACAGGAAGTACGGCACGCCACTCAGACCTCAGGGCTGTCCCGGGGGAAAGTGTGCATGGGACAGCCAGCTTGTTGTGACTGTGTTCTGCTTTCTCAACCTGGCGTTTTATATTGCAGATCTCTGCTGCTCCCAGAGAGCACGATTTGTTACACGGCAGCCACGTGTGTAA